From Alkalidesulfovibrio alkalitolerans DSM 16529, a single genomic window includes:
- the ercA gene encoding alcohol dehydrogenase-like regulatory protein ErcA: MPEPRLTELRKFIAPEFVFGPGASALTARYARNFHASRVLLVSDPGVMEAGWTEQVAESLRAAGVTPVLFADVSPNPRDHEVMRGADIYAAEGCEAIVAVGGGSPMDCAKAIGVAQANGAHVLSFEGVDNVPEPGPPLICLPTTSGSAAEVSQFSIITDTGRSVKIAIVSKTMIPDVALIDPVLTTTMDAHLTACTGLDALTHAVEAYVSNAHFAITDQFALSAIRRIAGNLLSAIRSPGDIEARSQMLLASLEAGLAFSNAILGAVHAMAHSLGGLLDLPHGEVNALLLPYVADYNFDACPKRYRDVATALGVDEAGLSDTQTRRALFDGLVRLKNAAGITSTLGQLGVDENDLAGLARNAARDPCLLTNPKSAGEDDLRRLYAQAL, from the coding sequence ATGCCCGAGCCGCGCCTGACAGAGCTTCGCAAGTTCATCGCGCCCGAGTTCGTCTTCGGACCCGGCGCATCCGCGCTTACGGCCCGTTACGCCAGAAATTTCCATGCGAGCCGCGTGCTGCTCGTCTCCGATCCCGGCGTGATGGAGGCCGGATGGACGGAACAGGTGGCCGAGAGCCTGCGCGCCGCGGGCGTGACTCCGGTGCTCTTCGCCGACGTCTCGCCCAACCCGCGCGACCATGAGGTCATGCGCGGTGCGGATATTTATGCCGCGGAGGGCTGCGAGGCCATCGTGGCCGTGGGCGGCGGCAGCCCCATGGACTGCGCCAAGGCCATCGGCGTGGCCCAGGCCAACGGCGCGCACGTCCTCTCCTTCGAGGGAGTGGACAATGTGCCCGAGCCCGGTCCGCCCCTGATCTGTCTGCCCACCACCTCGGGCAGCGCGGCCGAGGTCTCGCAATTCTCCATCATCACCGACACCGGGCGATCGGTGAAGATCGCCATCGTCAGCAAGACCATGATCCCGGACGTGGCGCTCATCGACCCGGTGCTGACCACGACCATGGACGCGCACCTCACGGCCTGCACCGGGCTCGACGCCCTGACGCACGCCGTGGAAGCCTACGTCTCCAACGCCCATTTCGCCATCACGGACCAGTTCGCCCTTTCGGCCATCCGTCGCATCGCCGGGAACCTGCTGTCGGCCATCCGCTCGCCCGGCGACATCGAGGCCCGTTCGCAGATGCTCCTGGCGAGCCTTGAGGCCGGGCTGGCCTTTTCCAACGCCATCCTGGGCGCGGTACACGCCATGGCCCACAGCCTGGGTGGTCTTTTGGACCTGCCGCACGGCGAGGTCAACGCGCTGCTCCTGCCGTACGTGGCCGACTACAACTTCGATGCATGCCCTAAGCGCTACCGCGACGTCGCGACGGCTCTGGGCGTCGACGAGGCCGGGCTTTCCGACACGCAGACGCGGCGTGCGCTTTTCGATGGCCTAGTGCGGCTCAAGAACGCGGCGGGCATAACGAGCACGCTCGGGCAACTCGGCGTGGACGAGAACGATCTGGCCGGGCTGGCGCGAAATGCCGCCCGCGACCCCTGCCTGCTGACGAACCCCAAGAGCGCGGGCGAGGACGACCTGAGGCGGCTGTATGCGCAGGCGCTCTAG
- a CDS encoding sensor histidine kinase yields the protein MRRRSSSKTGYAEWGFGSREPLPAENGIDEQRLRLIGLGERSFQKSYFPELKKRLVELERFRALLDRASDLIFLVDGEDGRIEDANVSALARLGRTQAGLRRMRLSDFSELDMATCLAGEAPADRRLETVFTTAAGERFPVEVSASSMLVAGERQCVLVARDITERKAAEDKLHLSLREKETLLKEIHHRVKNNLQVVSSLLHLQMNELRECAGMEALRESAARISTMALVHEQIYRSPNLASINLGDYLEKLLVRLVRGFAGQCSVAHEVRVPALGLDVEKAVPLGLIVNEAVTNALKHGMAGREAGRIDIFAEETAEGAVIEVRDDGPGFPPGIDLPSGRTLGIQLITGLARQLDGNVTFVNTPGATVRLGFPLEKA from the coding sequence ATGCGCAGGCGCTCTAGCTCCAAGACCGGCTACGCCGAATGGGGCTTTGGCTCCAGGGAGCCGCTTCCGGCCGAAAACGGTATCGACGAGCAGCGGCTGCGGCTGATTGGGCTTGGCGAGCGCTCGTTCCAGAAGAGCTATTTTCCGGAACTCAAGAAAAGGCTGGTGGAACTGGAGCGTTTCCGGGCGCTCCTCGACCGCGCAAGCGACCTCATATTCCTCGTGGACGGCGAGGACGGCCGCATCGAGGACGCCAACGTCAGCGCCCTGGCGCGGCTGGGACGCACCCAGGCCGGGCTTCGGCGCATGCGGCTCTCGGACTTCTCGGAACTGGACATGGCGACCTGTCTGGCCGGGGAGGCGCCAGCCGACCGTCGCTTGGAAACGGTCTTCACCACCGCCGCGGGCGAGCGCTTTCCCGTGGAGGTCAGCGCAAGTTCCATGCTCGTGGCCGGTGAGCGGCAATGCGTGCTCGTGGCCCGCGACATCACCGAACGCAAGGCCGCCGAGGACAAGCTGCACCTGTCGCTGCGCGAGAAGGAGACCCTGCTCAAGGAAATCCACCACCGGGTCAAGAACAACTTGCAAGTGGTCTCAAGCCTCTTGCATCTCCAGATGAACGAGTTGCGCGAGTGCGCGGGCATGGAGGCGCTGCGCGAGAGCGCCGCCAGGATCAGCACCATGGCCCTGGTGCACGAGCAGATCTATCGTTCGCCCAACCTCGCGAGCATCAACCTGGGAGATTACCTGGAAAAGCTTCTGGTGCGGCTGGTGCGCGGGTTCGCGGGCCAATGCTCCGTGGCCCACGAAGTGCGCGTTCCGGCCCTCGGTCTCGACGTGGAGAAGGCCGTGCCGCTCGGACTGATCGTCAACGAGGCCGTGACCAACGCCCTTAAGCACGGCATGGCCGGACGCGAGGCCGGGCGCATAGATATCTTCGCTGAGGAGACCGCCGAGGGGGCGGTGATCGAGGTGCGCGACGACGGCCCCGGATTTCCGCCGGGCATCGACCTGCCTTCGGGCCGCACGCTCGGTATCCAACTCATAACCGGACTCGCCCGGCAACTCGACGGGAACGTGACCTTCGTCAACACGCCCGGCGCCACGGTGCGCCTCGGCTTCCCCCTCGAAAAGGCATAG
- a CDS encoding peptide chain release factor 3 yields the protein MSDKALAAQLKREVERRRTFGIISHPDAGKTTLTEKLLLFGGAIHMAGSIKAKKAARHATSDWMTIEKERGISVTSSVMKFEYDGYEVNLLDTPGHQDFSEDTYRVLTAVDSALMVIDSVKGVETQTKKLMDVCRMRDTPIMTFINKLDRDGRTPFELLDDIEQSLSIECAPMTWPIGMGKLFQGVFDLRNNLIRFFDAQGGKSTRPKEAVVVKGIDDPTLDEHLGAQAAAELRTEIELLEGAGYPFDEKRYLSGEQTPVFFGSAVNNFGVRELLEAFLRHAPAPMPRKAETREVSPLEEQFSGVVFKIQANMDPAHRDRIAFLRVCSGRFNRGMKARHQRTGKDMLLHNAIIFMAQDRAGVEEAWPGDIIGIPNHGALRIGDTLCGKEPLRFLGIPHFAPENFRRVVLKNPFKAKQLDKGLSQLTEEGAIQLFRPASGRDLVLGAVGVLQFDVIAARLAAEYDVDVLLEPMGIAAVRWIDSDDKDAFARLEREYASSMVTDADGHPAMTFASEWRLEKAVEDWPQVRFLTAREV from the coding sequence ATGTCAGACAAAGCTCTCGCGGCCCAGCTCAAGCGCGAGGTGGAGCGCCGCCGCACCTTCGGCATCATCAGCCACCCCGACGCGGGCAAAACCACGCTCACGGAAAAGCTCCTGCTGTTCGGCGGCGCGATTCACATGGCGGGCTCCATCAAGGCCAAGAAGGCCGCGCGCCACGCCACCTCCGACTGGATGACCATCGAGAAGGAGCGTGGCATCTCCGTGACCTCCTCGGTCATGAAATTCGAGTACGACGGCTACGAAGTGAACCTGCTCGACACGCCGGGCCACCAGGACTTCTCCGAGGACACCTACCGCGTGCTCACGGCCGTGGACTCGGCCCTGATGGTCATCGACAGCGTGAAGGGCGTGGAGACGCAGACCAAGAAGCTCATGGACGTGTGCCGCATGCGCGACACGCCCATCATGACCTTCATCAACAAGCTGGACCGCGACGGCCGTACGCCTTTCGAACTCCTCGACGACATCGAGCAGAGCCTGAGCATCGAGTGCGCGCCCATGACCTGGCCCATCGGCATGGGCAAGCTTTTCCAAGGTGTGTTCGACCTGCGCAACAACCTGATCCGCTTCTTCGACGCCCAGGGCGGCAAGAGCACGCGGCCCAAGGAGGCCGTGGTCGTGAAGGGCATCGACGACCCCACGCTCGACGAACACCTGGGCGCGCAGGCGGCGGCCGAGTTGCGCACCGAGATCGAACTGCTCGAAGGCGCGGGCTACCCCTTCGACGAGAAGCGCTACCTGTCGGGCGAGCAGACTCCGGTCTTCTTCGGCAGCGCGGTGAACAACTTCGGCGTGCGCGAGCTTCTGGAGGCGTTCTTGCGCCACGCGCCCGCGCCCATGCCCCGCAAGGCCGAAACGCGCGAGGTCTCGCCCCTGGAGGAGCAGTTCTCCGGCGTGGTCTTCAAGATCCAGGCGAACATGGACCCCGCGCACCGCGACCGCATCGCCTTCCTGCGCGTCTGCTCGGGCCGCTTCAACCGGGGCATGAAGGCCCGTCACCAGCGCACCGGCAAGGACATGCTGCTGCACAACGCCATCATCTTCATGGCCCAGGACCGCGCGGGCGTGGAAGAGGCCTGGCCGGGCGACATCATCGGCATCCCCAACCACGGGGCGCTGCGCATCGGCGACACCCTGTGCGGCAAGGAGCCGCTGCGCTTCCTGGGCATCCCGCATTTCGCGCCGGAAAACTTCCGCCGCGTGGTCCTGAAGAACCCCTTCAAGGCCAAGCAACTCGACAAGGGCCTCTCGCAACTCACCGAGGAAGGCGCGATCCAGCTCTTTCGCCCTGCCTCGGGCCGCGACCTGGTGCTCGGCGCGGTGGGCGTGCTCCAGTTCGACGTCATCGCCGCGCGGCTGGCCGCCGAATACGACGTGGACGTTCTGCTCGAACCCATGGGCATCGCGGCCGTGCGCTGGATCGACAGCGACGACAAGGACGCCTTCGCGCGCCTGGAGCGGGAGTACGCCTCGTCCATGGTCACGGACGCGGACGGGCATCCGGCCATGACCTTCGCCAGCGAATGGCGGCTGGAAAAAGCCGTGGAGGACTGGCCGCAGGTGCGCTTCCTGACGGCGCGCGAGGTCTGA
- a CDS encoding TraR/DksA family transcriptional regulator — MDDAKRRQIRRRIEEAIAELQAQINGLEDNAKPVSLDEPIGRLSRMDAIANQALSGRVLAEAKTRLSRLQRALVAVDSPDFGLCDECGEEIPLPRLLAMPEARRCVDCAE, encoded by the coding sequence ATGGACGACGCCAAGCGCCGCCAGATACGCCGTCGCATCGAGGAAGCCATCGCCGAGTTGCAGGCGCAGATAAACGGGCTTGAGGACAACGCCAAACCGGTCTCCCTCGACGAGCCCATCGGCCGCCTCTCGCGCATGGACGCTATCGCCAACCAGGCCCTTTCCGGCCGCGTCTTGGCCGAGGCCAAGACGCGGCTGTCCCGGCTGCAGCGCGCCCTGGTGGCCGTGGATTCGCCGGATTTCGGCCTGTGCGACGAATGCGGCGAGGAGATTCCCCTGCCGCGCCTGCTGGCCATGCCCGAGGCCCGGCGGTGCGTGGACTGCGCCGAATAA